In Canis lupus familiaris isolate Mischka breed German Shepherd chromosome 9, alternate assembly UU_Cfam_GSD_1.0, whole genome shotgun sequence, a single window of DNA contains:
- the C9H17orf75 gene encoding protein Njmu-R1: MLPSLQESLDGDEKELESSEEGGSAEERRLEPPPSSHYCLYNYRGSRLAQQRGDSDDGSPVGTNAETPSGDDFSLSLVDTNLPSEVEPELRSFIAKRLSKGAVFEGLGNVASVELRIPDYRVGCYYCLFQQEKVLPEAATVDSEHNASEYVVCFLGGSEKGLELFRLELDKYIQGLKNNMSHEERGLENHIKSYLSSWFEDVVCPIQRVVLLFQEKLTFLLHAALSYTPVEVKESDEKTKRDINRFLSVASLQGLIHEGTMTSLCMAMTEEPHKSVVIDCSGSQPQFYNAGSNRFCEDWMQAFLNGTEGGNPFLFRQVLENFKLKAIQDTNNLKRFIRQAEMNHYALFKCYMFLKNCGSGDILLKIVKVEHEEMPEAKNVVAVLEEFMKEVLAQSF, from the exons ATGCTCCCCTCCTTGCAGGAATCTCTCGACGGGGATGAAAAGGAGCTAGAGAGCAGCGAGGAGGGAGGCTCCGCCGAGGAGCGAAGGCTCGAGCCGCCGCCCAGCAGCCACTATTGTCTCTACAACTACCGCGGAAGCAG ATTGGCACAGCAGCGAGGGGACAGTGATGATGGAAGCCCAGTTGGCACAAATGCAGAAACTCCCTCTGGTGATGATTTCAG CCTCTCCTTGGTGGATACTAATCTGCCATCTGAAGTGGAGCCAGAGCTGCGCAGTTTCATTGCTAAGCGTCTTTCTAAGGGAGCAGTATTTGAAGGGCTGGGTAATGTTGCATCTGTGGAGCTGAG GATTCCAGATTACCGAGTCGGTTGTTATTACTGTCTTTTCCAACAAGAAAAAGTGCTTCCTGAAGCAGCAACAGTGGACTCTGAACATAATGCTTCAGAGTACGTGGTCTGTTTTTTAGGAGGATCTGAAAAAGGACTTGAGCT TTTCAGGCTTGAATTGGACAAGTACATTCAAGGGCTAAAAAATAATATGAGCCATGAG GAAAGGGGCTTGGAGAATCACATAAAATCCTACCTGAGCAGCTGGTTTGAGGATGTTGTATGCCCAATCCAAAGGGTGGTTCTTCTCTTCCAGGAGAAGCTTACCTTTCTGCTACATGCC gCTCTAAGTTATACTCCTGTTGAAGTTAAAGAAtcagatgaaaaaacaaagagagacaTTAACAG GTTCCTGAGTGTGGCCAGTCTTCAAGGCCTTATTCATGAAGGCACCATGACGTCTTTGTGCATGGCCATGACGGAGGAGCCACATAAATCTGTGGTCATCGATTGCAGTGGCTCCCAGCCTCAGTTCTACAATGCAG gaAGCAACCGGTTTTGTGAGGACTGGATGCAGGCTTTTTTGAATGGCACTGAAGGAGGTAACCCTTTTCTTTTTCGACAAGTACTGGAGAACTTTAAGCTAAAG GCCATACAAGACACGAATAATTTGAAGAGATTTATCCGACAGGCAGAAATGAATCATTATGCTCTGTTTAAATGTTACATGTTTCTAAAGAACTGTGGTAGTGGAGATATCCTTTTGAAGATTGTTAAAGTGGAACATGAAGAAATGCCTGAAGCCAAAAACGTGGTGGCTGTCCTAGAAGAATTTATGAAAGAAGTTCTTGCCCAAAGTTTTTGA